From a single Lolium rigidum isolate FL_2022 chromosome 7, APGP_CSIRO_Lrig_0.1, whole genome shotgun sequence genomic region:
- the LOC124673647 gene encoding MEIOTIC F-BOX protein MOF-like, with protein MSRKKIKVDTVDGDAAAADDRLSALPDDLLHKVMSFLRAWEVARTCVLSRRWRNLWASAPCVDLRVCCKHRHRRLPLRLTRFANHFLLLREVSAPLHTLRLLSTADLNGTPTLPYSPKYDEDGEDYCSTDVDMWIRAAINRGARFIQLSQHPRQDDLSDLESVPLISRHLKHLHLSGTMLYDRTLRQLSSQCPSLEILELKECHLDGPQISSASLITLTMVDCRIRTELSIAAPNLVSLRCVNPYHHAPSFENMGSLATATITLKDSFLHDKFEDRYIEPDPEVFECDSGSDRESNDDSDADSNLSEEFYDDEVLGGQNVIHSLSNATSLELIADVGELILNREMEMCPIFSNLKVLTLGEWCMADDFRPLVLILQHAPNLERLFLKLKVDHEEIEDGIKPEGRSFVCKNLATVKIKCPKDDERVHVLAHFFVANGIAMEKISIYHRPTRQTS; from the exons ATGTCCCGCAAGAAAATAAAAGTTGACACTGTTGACGGAGATGCCGCCGCTGCCGATGATCGTCTTAGTGCCCTCCCGGACGACCTCCTCCACAAGGTCATGTCGTTCCTGAGGGCGTGGGAGGTGGCTCGCACCTGCGTGCTCTCGCGCCGCTGGCGCAACCTCTGGGCTTCCGCGCCCTGCGTCGACCTCCGGGTCTGTTGCAAACACCGTCACCGCCGGCTCCCTCTGCGACTCACCAGGTTCGCCAACCACTTCTTGCTCCTGCGCGAGGTGTCCGCGCCGCTGCACACGCTCCGGCTCCTGTCCACCGCCGACCTTAACGGTACTCCTACCCTCCCGTACAGCCCCAAATACGACGAGGACGGGGAGGATTACTGCTCTACGGATGTCGACATGTGGATCCGTGCTGCCATAAACCGCGGGGCTCGCTTTATCCAGCTTAGTCAACATCCAAGGCAGGATGACTTATCTGACCTCGAGTCTGTGCCCCTCATCTCCCGCCACCTCAAACACCTGCACCTATCGGGTACAATGTTGTACGACAGGACACTAAGGCAGCTCTCTTCTCAGTGCCCTTCTTTGGAAATCCTGGAGCTCAAGGAGTGCCACTTGGATGGCCCCCAGATATCATCTGCCTCACTTATCACTTTGACCATGGTCGACTGCAGGATCAGGACAGAACTCTCCATCGCTGCTCCAAACCTCGTATCGCTGCGCTGTGTCAATCCGTACCACCATGCTCCCTCATTCGAAAACATGGGGTCTCTGGCCACGGCCACCATCACGCTTAAGGACTCTTTCTTGCATGATAAGTTTGAAGACAGGTACATAGAACCCGATCCAGAAGTATTTGAGTGTGACAGCGGCAGTGACCGTGAATCAAATGATGATAGTGATGCTGATAGCAACTTGAGTGAAGAATTCTATGATGATGAAGTTTTAGGTGGCCAAAATGTTATCCACAGCCTTTCAAATGCTACCAGTTTGGAGCTGATAGCTGATGTCGGAGAG TTGATTCTGAATAGGGAAATGGAAATGTGCCCAATTTTTAGCAACCTGAAGGTGTTAACCCTTGGTGAATGGTGTATGGCTGATGACTTCCGTCCATTAGTCTTGATCCTGCAGCATGCTCCAAATCTGGAGAGGCTTTTTCTTAAACTTAAAGTG GATCATGAGGAAATAGAAGACGGTATCAAACCAGAGGGTAGATCATTTGTTTGCAAAAACCTTGCAACGGTCAAGATAAAATGTCCCAAGGATGATGAAAGAGTTCATGTGTTAGCACATTTCTTCGTGGCTAATGGCATAGCCATGGAAAAGATATCTATCTATCACCGTCCGACTCGCCAAACTT CTTGA